GTTTGCTGCCTTCTCCCCGTCCGCCCTGGAGCGCGTCGAGGAGATCGCCGCCACCGACCGTTATATCCCGGCGTTCCTCGACCTGAAGACCGCTGTGGACAACTCGCGTAAGAACCAGACCTACAACACCCCCGCCGTCGGCACGCTGCTGATGATGGATGCCCAGGTGAAGTGGATGAATGCCAACGGCGGCCTAGACGGGATGGTCGCGCGCACCTCCGAGTCGTCCTCCACGCTGTACAACTGGGCGGAGTCCCGCCCGGAGACCTCTCCGTTCGTCGCTGACCCGTCCAGCCGCTCGCTGGTCGTCGGCACCATCGACTTCGAGGAGTCGGTCGACGCCGACGTCATCGCGAAGACGCTGCGTGCCAACGGCGTCCTCGACACCGAGCCCTACCGGAAGCTGGGTCGCAACCAGCTGCGTATCGGTATGTTCCCCGCCATCGACCCGGAAGATGTACGCACGCTCACCGGCGCGATCGACCACATTCTCGACTCCGGCATCGCCACCAGGTAGCGGCAGAGGCAGGGACACACCCGGACGCCCCGTCACCCTGGTACCCCTGCACCTGACTCACCCCCGGAAGCTCACGGTCTTCCGGGGGTTTCTGCGCTACTGTGGCGGAAAACACCCAGTGGATGGAGGTCCCACCGATGCAGGAACTGCGGTTCGTCAAAGACGACAGCGACCGGGCGTCCCTCGTTCTCCGCATGACCACCGATGAGGGCACCGGCGACACCCCTCGTGACGCCTCTGGTGACGTCACAGAGAGCGCGGGCGTCGCGGAGTTCTTCCTGCCGGTCACCGACGAACTGACGGAGTTCCTCGGCATTCCCACCGCAGTTCCGGAAACGACGGAGACAGAAGACGCCGCAGGGACGACGGATCCCGGGGCCCCTGACACCCCCCGGGACCCGGCCGCACGTGTTGTCGCACCGCTCTCCTCCGGTACACCGGAGCCGGTCGCGGTCCCAACGCGCGAGCGTGTTCACCTGCGGCCCAAGGAGATCCAGGACCGCATCCGCCATGGCGAAACCGTCGAGCAGATCGTCGCGGACACCGGAATGGAAGACCGCCGCGTCCGTCCTTTCGCCGTCCCGATCGCGATGGAACGCAACCGCATCGCCGACATGGCCCGGGACGCGCACCCGGTCCGGGCGGACGGGCCGACGGACAGTCCGCTGCGTGAAGTCCTGGCCGGCGCATTCGCCGCTCGGGGTGAGAGCCTGCGTGCGTCGGAATGGTCCGCAGCGATGGACTCCTCGGACCACTGGGTCATTTCGGTGAGCTGGACGAAGGGGAACCGTGAAGGAGGGTCCCGGTTTGTCGCTGACTTCCGTTACGT
The genomic region above belongs to Corynebacterium glyciniphilum AJ 3170 and contains:
- the sepH gene encoding septation protein SepH, which produces MAENTQWMEVPPMQELRFVKDDSDRASLVLRMTTDEGTGDTPRDASGDVTESAGVAEFFLPVTDELTEFLGIPTAVPETTETEDAAGTTDPGAPDTPRDPAARVVAPLSSGTPEPVAVPTRERVHLRPKEIQDRIRHGETVEQIVADTGMEDRRVRPFAVPIAMERNRIADMARDAHPVRADGPTDSPLREVLAGAFAARGESLRASEWSAAMDSSDHWVISVSWTKGNREGGSRFVADFRYVPGEDGPATAEPVNSVASDLIDPRFERPVRTVSPVVPTSRQDDVEDEDPDDPAGESGVPSRDNDATRPDNRPVDAASDPTADAPVDLFGRRTHPAGGDNDSAKRKKKAVTPHWEDVLLGVRTNPKANGRNKKK